In the Takifugu flavidus isolate HTHZ2018 chromosome 11, ASM371156v2, whole genome shotgun sequence genome, one interval contains:
- the tmem72 gene encoding transmembrane protein 72 isoform X2 — MGKQENICWNIVECACRILGVTTATVLCGVGVETLQQGEFNSLGIYLLVSSVCIMIFELAYFLDTLLSMCLPCPPDWQLFLLWGKMAHVGGFHKFLSYSIMSVVCFLHPVLVWHAVIPGTMLLLTASFNFILSKKTKVRRPKEPQEGIQGLAPTCATDGGARSQSSLPFLHLGTGRRATGLALAIIDRGESVQAMLEAEQTAAPADGDRERRRWRERRLIFSRRREEPVEREMEEMERCSEPDADTTSDTAPMITD, encoded by the exons ATGGGAAAGCAAGAGAACATTTGTTGGAATATAGTGGAGTGTGCCTGCAGAATTCTCGGTGTGACTACAGCAACCG TGTTGTGTGGTGTGGGAGTGGAGACCCTGCAGCAAGGAGAATTCAACAGCCTCGGGATTTACCTTCT AGTGTCATCTGTTTGCATCATGATTTTTGAGCTGGCCTATTTCCTGGATACGCTGTTGTCCATGTGTCTGCC TTGTCCTCCAGACTGGCAGCTGTTTTTGTTATGGGGGAAAATGGCTCATGTAGGAGGCTTCCACAAGTTCCTCTCTTACTCAATAATGTCAGTGGTCTGCTTCTTGCATCCTGTGTTGGTGTGGCATGCAGTTATCCCAG GCACAATGCTTCTGCTGACGGCCTCTTTCAACTTCATATTGAGCAAGAAAACCAAAGTCAGGCGTCCCAAAGAGCCACAGGAGGGCATCCAAGGCCTGGCCCCCACGTGTGCGACAGATGGGGGAGCCCGGTCACAGAGCAGTTTACCCTTCCTTCACTTGGGGACAGGCAGGAGAGCCACAGGCCTGGCTCTGGCCATCATAGACAGAGGGGAGAGCGTCCAGGCCATGTTGGAGGCGGAGCAGACGGCGGCACCCGCAGATGGAGAccgggagaggaggaggtggagagaaagGAGGCTGATATTCTCCAGGCGTCGGGAGGAGCCggtggagagagagatggaggagatggagcgcTGCAGCGAGCCAGACGCAGACACCACCTCAGACACTGCGCCCATGATAACAGACTGA
- the tmem72 gene encoding transmembrane protein 72 isoform X1, which produces MQPVCCTRSFILHVKISPDFPEVAIVSVSVLCGVGVETLQQGEFNSLGIYLLVSSVCIMIFELAYFLDTLLSMCLPCPPDWQLFLLWGKMAHVGGFHKFLSYSIMSVVCFLHPVLVWHAVIPGTMLLLTASFNFILSKKTKVRRPKEPQEGIQGLAPTCATDGGARSQSSLPFLHLGTGRRATGLALAIIDRGESVQAMLEAEQTAAPADGDRERRRWRERRLIFSRRREEPVEREMEEMERCSEPDADTTSDTAPMITD; this is translated from the exons ATGCAGCCTGTCTGCTGTACGCGTTCATTTATCTTACACGTTAAAATCTCCCCCGACTTCCCTGAAGTGGCGATCGTATCTGTTTCTG TGTTGTGTGGTGTGGGAGTGGAGACCCTGCAGCAAGGAGAATTCAACAGCCTCGGGATTTACCTTCT AGTGTCATCTGTTTGCATCATGATTTTTGAGCTGGCCTATTTCCTGGATACGCTGTTGTCCATGTGTCTGCC TTGTCCTCCAGACTGGCAGCTGTTTTTGTTATGGGGGAAAATGGCTCATGTAGGAGGCTTCCACAAGTTCCTCTCTTACTCAATAATGTCAGTGGTCTGCTTCTTGCATCCTGTGTTGGTGTGGCATGCAGTTATCCCAG GCACAATGCTTCTGCTGACGGCCTCTTTCAACTTCATATTGAGCAAGAAAACCAAAGTCAGGCGTCCCAAAGAGCCACAGGAGGGCATCCAAGGCCTGGCCCCCACGTGTGCGACAGATGGGGGAGCCCGGTCACAGAGCAGTTTACCCTTCCTTCACTTGGGGACAGGCAGGAGAGCCACAGGCCTGGCTCTGGCCATCATAGACAGAGGGGAGAGCGTCCAGGCCATGTTGGAGGCGGAGCAGACGGCGGCACCCGCAGATGGAGAccgggagaggaggaggtggagagaaagGAGGCTGATATTCTCCAGGCGTCGGGAGGAGCCggtggagagagagatggaggagatggagcgcTGCAGCGAGCCAGACGCAGACACCACCTCAGACACTGCGCCCATGATAACAGACTGA